In one window of Lewinella sp. 4G2 DNA:
- a CDS encoding T9SS type A sorting domain-containing protein, with the protein MFHYRVLLMCLLILCAGGVARAAGNDVDGGMIAGNGGEIVAFCPGLELDQTVIFTSTSPRQDSNYFYAITTATDEPVVIEILDSNRFDFGPVNLEELRVYAISYTGNLAVVPGFPITLRPLSDGCFALSNNFVTIVMDTPEEGQLATRAGDDTITVNVESATESTVFFDLSNNPRLPQQLVVTDTNNLILSVFDNVDSLNFLGADAGACRVWGIAYAADPGAEPGTELTAELRSDGCAVRSVNFVRINRIKDPVSTGSEPGNANFARLKVYPNPVTDGQATLRLTGLRAGEPGFLQLLSVDGRPILTLPHPVAAEATLRLDLTDLPPGIYFAVYATSAGRAFTRFIVH; encoded by the coding sequence ATGTTCCACTACCGTGTTCTGCTGATGTGTTTGCTGATACTCTGCGCAGGTGGGGTGGCACGGGCGGCTGGCAATGACGTGGACGGCGGAATGATCGCCGGCAACGGAGGGGAGATTGTTGCCTTTTGCCCGGGCCTGGAGCTCGACCAAACGGTCATATTTACCTCCACCAGCCCGCGGCAGGACAGCAACTATTTCTACGCCATCACGACGGCGACGGACGAGCCGGTGGTGATCGAAATTTTGGATAGCAACCGTTTCGATTTCGGGCCGGTGAATCTCGAAGAGCTGCGGGTATATGCCATCAGCTACACGGGCAATCTCGCCGTTGTCCCCGGTTTCCCGATCACGCTCAGGCCGCTTTCGGACGGCTGTTTCGCCCTGTCGAATAACTTCGTGACCATCGTGATGGATACGCCGGAGGAGGGGCAACTCGCTACCCGGGCGGGTGACGATACGATCACCGTAAACGTGGAATCGGCCACCGAAAGCACCGTGTTTTTCGACCTCAGCAACAACCCCCGCCTGCCCCAACAACTGGTGGTGACGGACACGAACAACCTGATTTTATCCGTCTTTGACAACGTAGACAGCCTGAATTTTCTGGGCGCTGACGCAGGTGCCTGCCGGGTGTGGGGCATAGCCTACGCGGCGGACCCGGGGGCCGAACCCGGCACCGAATTGACCGCAGAATTGAGGTCGGACGGCTGCGCGGTGAGGTCCGTCAACTTCGTCCGGATCAACCGGATCAAGGACCCCGTTTCGACGGGAAGCGAGCCCGGCAATGCCAATTTTGCCCGTCTGAAAGTGTATCCCAACCCGGTAACTGACGGCCAGGCCACCCTACGGCTAACAGGGCTAAGAGCCGGTGAACCAGGCTTCTTGCAATTATTGAGTGTGGACGGAAGACCGATCCTTACCCTCCCCCACCCAGTCGCCGCTGAGGCAACTTTGCGCCTGGACCTGACGGATCTTCCGCCGGGAATTTACTTCGCGGTTTACGCCACTTCGGCCGGCCGTGCGTTTACCAGATTCATCGTCCACTGA
- the gndA gene encoding NADP-dependent phosphogluconate dehydrogenase gives MNHQLYDFGMIGLGVMGRNFLLNVADDGFAALGTDINEDSVKALNEEGEGMNVKGVHTQKEFVELLSKPRKIMLLVPAGKIVDKVIEGLLPLLDDDDIIIDGGNSHYDDTNRRYEYLKTKNIRFLGTGVSGGAEGARRGPSIMPGGDKSAWEDVKSVLETVAAKVNGEPCVTYIGESSSGHYVKMVHNGIEYGLMQLIAEAYDILKRVGGMGNDEMSALFDQWNKGRLNSFLMEISADILKQRDEKMDTHLLDLILDKAKQKGTGKWTSQTAMDLGVPVPTIDSAVTMRGISAFREYRQDVSKMFEHVHTPEETLTGEALAESVEKALYSAFIITYAQGMHLLAEASEELNYNLDLEGIARIWRGGCIIRATLLEKIRKAYSKRDGLKNMMATSEFRDELFDCRDCTVDVLTAAMKAGVPTLCLSSAFNYYESFRSARLPLNMVQAQRDYFGSHTYERIDQTGIFHTDWGK, from the coding sequence ATGAACCACCAGCTTTACGATTTCGGTATGATTGGCCTCGGCGTAATGGGCCGCAATTTTCTCCTCAACGTCGCCGACGACGGCTTCGCCGCCCTGGGCACCGACATTAATGAAGACAGCGTCAAGGCACTCAACGAAGAGGGCGAAGGCATGAACGTGAAGGGCGTCCACACCCAGAAAGAATTCGTGGAGTTGCTGAGTAAACCGCGCAAGATCATGCTGCTCGTACCGGCCGGTAAGATCGTGGACAAGGTCATCGAAGGCCTCCTACCCCTGCTGGATGATGACGACATCATCATCGACGGTGGTAACAGCCACTACGACGATACGAACCGCCGCTACGAATACCTGAAGACCAAGAATATCCGCTTCCTCGGTACCGGCGTTTCCGGTGGCGCTGAGGGTGCCCGCCGTGGCCCCAGCATCATGCCCGGTGGCGATAAATCTGCGTGGGAAGACGTGAAGTCCGTCCTCGAAACCGTAGCCGCCAAGGTGAACGGAGAACCCTGCGTAACCTACATCGGGGAGTCCAGCTCCGGCCACTACGTGAAGATGGTCCACAACGGCATCGAGTACGGCCTGATGCAACTCATCGCGGAGGCTTACGATATCCTCAAGCGCGTCGGCGGCATGGGTAACGACGAAATGAGCGCTCTCTTTGACCAGTGGAACAAGGGCCGCCTCAACAGCTTCCTCATGGAGATCAGCGCCGATATCCTCAAGCAGCGCGACGAGAAGATGGACACGCACTTGCTCGATCTCATCCTCGACAAGGCCAAGCAAAAGGGTACCGGTAAGTGGACAAGCCAGACGGCGATGGACCTCGGCGTTCCCGTCCCAACTATCGATTCCGCCGTTACGATGCGGGGCATTTCTGCCTTCCGGGAGTACCGGCAGGATGTGTCGAAGATGTTTGAGCACGTCCATACCCCCGAAGAAACCCTGACCGGTGAGGCACTGGCTGAATCAGTGGAAAAGGCACTTTACTCCGCTTTCATCATCACCTACGCGCAGGGGATGCACCTGCTGGCCGAAGCCAGCGAGGAACTGAATTACAACCTCGACCTGGAAGGCATCGCTCGCATCTGGCGGGGTGGCTGTATCATCCGCGCTACCCTCCTCGAAAAGATCCGTAAGGCCTACAGCAAGCGCGACGGGCTGAAGAACATGATGGCGACCTCAGAATTCCGCGACGAATTATTCGATTGCCGCGACTGTACGGTGGACGTTTTGACCGCCGCCATGAAAGCGGGCGTGCCGACGCTGTGTCTCTCCTCCGCCTTTAACTACTACGAGTCCTTCCGTTCGGCGCGGCTGCCCCTCAACATGGTGCAGGCCCAGCGGGATTACTTCGGCTCCCACACCTACGAGCGGATTGACCAGACGGGTATCTTCCATACGGATTGGGGGAAGTAA
- a CDS encoding choice-of-anchor L domain-containing protein, which produces MRLLLTLISLLIGTASLPAQTLEVDDSFDAETLVRDVFTSGSCETITNIKQIGESEGALGFFKGGLSSVGFDEGIILSTGKAKLAVGPNNYTSTGFRFDETFTSDQDLNVASTGDVYDRAGIEFDFVPLTPEVTFRYVFASEEYCEFVGQNFNDIFGFFISGPGIRGPFSNRAINLALVPGTDQAVSINNVNFRSNSQYYLDNEFPDIRESNRCRGGTGRGPRFELIEYDGQTTVLEATVRLRVCQTYHIRLVVADITDNQFDSAVFLEAGSFNLGGSVSLEDDVAGDEPPVVYEGCSPVNFRVQRGPDSNPNSPQTVNYRIGRNSTATRGRDFASGNGTVVIPAGEDFALVPVTAFADNVNEGTENIWFYLDVPCACFTDSIQFLIKEPEPLDLGLEEAFYCPGETARLDALVEGGVPPFRYNWSFGSAEANPELASPLPAEIAVTVSDNCGQTQRKTVNTFRSEPPRLAAEAQDFRGCADGTVLGDFFLTGQGPFTVTYSVSGGGLETQVFAEDSLQTWSFPRGGDYRLTRIQDQACTSRLDTAFKVSFLAPFLSPRTTNPSCAGLTDGTVELTHVPTTAPYTYTFNGQDTTQLSYDDLPAGTYRVGVTDSLGCTDERDVELMNPDPVLLPEINCENIRRAPLRPSAQGGLPPYSYSVNGTNYFDETGFDRLRPGEFYQLYVRDAAGCVVTDPSFFWPQAAPRMARLPTLVPQELAGTARIAVDYFVPDEQIFSYSWSPPELFDCPDCPETNVMAPETQSISLAVEDIYGCRDSLVTQVAIDGRVPVFVPNIFSPNNDGMNDFVSVFANPQQVAEIESFRIFNRWGALLWEDGGYLPNRAGRGWDGTFNGQAVTSGAFIWSVTFRLRTGEVQSASGSVVLMR; this is translated from the coding sequence ATGCGCCTGCTACTGACACTAATTTCGTTGTTGATCGGTACCGCTTCCCTCCCCGCCCAAACGCTGGAAGTGGACGATTCCTTCGACGCCGAAACCCTCGTGCGCGACGTGTTCACCTCCGGCTCCTGCGAAACGATCACCAACATCAAGCAGATCGGCGAGAGCGAAGGCGCCCTCGGTTTCTTTAAGGGCGGCCTCTCCAGCGTGGGCTTCGACGAAGGGATCATCCTCTCCACCGGGAAGGCCAAACTGGCCGTCGGCCCCAATAATTATACGAGTACCGGCTTCCGTTTCGACGAGACCTTTACCTCGGATCAGGACCTGAACGTTGCCTCTACGGGCGACGTCTACGACCGGGCCGGCATCGAATTCGATTTCGTGCCCCTGACGCCGGAAGTCACCTTCCGCTACGTATTCGCTTCCGAGGAATACTGCGAATTCGTGGGCCAGAATTTCAACGACATTTTTGGCTTCTTCATCAGTGGGCCGGGCATCCGGGGGCCGTTCTCGAACCGGGCGATCAACCTGGCGCTGGTGCCGGGGACGGACCAGGCCGTATCCATCAACAACGTCAACTTCCGGTCGAACTCCCAATACTACCTTGATAATGAGTTCCCCGACATCCGGGAAAGCAACCGGTGCCGGGGCGGTACGGGCCGTGGCCCCCGCTTCGAATTGATTGAATACGACGGGCAGACGACCGTGCTCGAAGCGACCGTCCGCCTGCGGGTATGCCAGACCTACCACATCCGCCTCGTCGTTGCTGATATTACGGATAACCAATTCGATTCCGCCGTCTTCCTCGAAGCGGGCAGCTTCAACCTCGGTGGCAGTGTGAGTTTGGAGGACGACGTGGCGGGCGATGAGCCACCGGTCGTTTACGAAGGTTGCTCTCCCGTAAACTTCCGCGTACAGCGGGGACCGGATAGTAACCCTAATTCACCCCAGACCGTGAATTACCGGATCGGCCGCAACTCGACGGCTACCCGCGGTCGGGATTTTGCTTCCGGAAACGGCACCGTCGTCATCCCCGCGGGGGAGGACTTTGCCCTCGTACCCGTCACGGCCTTCGCCGATAACGTCAACGAAGGGACGGAGAACATCTGGTTCTACCTCGACGTACCCTGCGCCTGTTTTACGGACTCCATCCAATTCCTCATCAAGGAGCCGGAACCACTGGACCTGGGTTTGGAAGAAGCCTTTTACTGCCCCGGCGAAACCGCCCGGTTGGACGCCCTCGTGGAGGGTGGCGTGCCGCCCTTCCGCTACAATTGGAGCTTCGGCTCGGCGGAAGCTAACCCGGAGCTCGCCAGTCCGCTGCCGGCCGAGATCGCCGTGACGGTATCCGACAACTGCGGGCAAACTCAGCGTAAGACCGTAAATACCTTCCGCAGCGAGCCACCGCGGTTGGCTGCGGAGGCCCAGGACTTCCGGGGCTGCGCCGACGGCACCGTACTCGGCGATTTCTTCCTGACCGGGCAGGGGCCATTCACGGTGACCTATTCCGTAAGTGGTGGCGGATTGGAAACGCAGGTCTTTGCGGAGGATTCCCTCCAAACCTGGTCCTTCCCCCGCGGCGGCGACTACCGGCTGACGCGCATTCAGGACCAAGCCTGTACGAGCCGGCTCGATACGGCCTTCAAAGTAAGCTTCCTGGCGCCCTTCCTGAGCCCACGGACGACCAACCCGAGCTGCGCCGGCCTGACGGATGGCACGGTAGAACTGACCCACGTACCGACGACGGCTCCCTACACCTATACCTTCAACGGGCAGGATACCACGCAACTCTCCTACGACGATTTACCTGCCGGCACCTACCGCGTCGGCGTAACGGATTCGTTGGGGTGTACCGACGAGCGCGACGTGGAATTGATGAACCCCGACCCCGTGCTGCTGCCGGAGATCAACTGTGAAAATATCCGGCGGGCGCCGTTGCGACCCTCGGCCCAAGGGGGATTACCTCCCTACTCGTACAGCGTGAACGGTACGAATTACTTCGACGAAACAGGCTTTGACCGCCTGCGGCCGGGTGAGTTCTATCAGTTGTACGTCCGGGACGCAGCGGGTTGCGTGGTGACGGACCCTTCCTTCTTTTGGCCGCAGGCTGCCCCGCGCATGGCTCGCCTGCCGACACTCGTCCCCCAGGAACTGGCGGGGACTGCCCGTATTGCGGTGGATTACTTCGTCCCCGATGAGCAGATCTTTTCCTATAGTTGGTCGCCACCCGAGCTATTTGATTGCCCGGATTGCCCGGAGACCAACGTGATGGCGCCGGAAACCCAATCCATCAGCTTGGCCGTTGAGGACATTTATGGCTGCCGGGATAGCCTCGTGACCCAGGTAGCCATCGATGGTCGAGTACCGGTCTTCGTCCCCAATATCTTCTCTCCCAACAATGACGGGATGAATGACTTCGTCAGCGTATTCGCCAACCCCCAGCAGGTGGCGGAGATTGAATCCTTCCGCATCTTCAACCGCTGGGGTGCCCTGCTCTGGGAGGATGGCGGCTACCTCCCCAACCGGGCCGGCCGGGGGTGGGATGGCACCTTTAATGGCCAGGCCGTTACGAGCGGTGCCTTTATTTGGTCGGTAACCTTCCGCCTCCGAACGGGAGAGGTTCAGTCAGCTTCTGGCTCGGTGGTATTGATGCGGTAG